A stretch of Bradyrhizobium sp. CCBAU 53338 DNA encodes these proteins:
- a CDS encoding NAD(P)/FAD-dependent oxidoreductase — protein sequence MSPAQASQAQATEAYDVVVVGAGFAGMYMLHRLRGLGFSARVLEQGGGVGGTWYWNRYPGARCDVESMQYSYSFSEELQQEWDWSEHYAPQAEILKYANHVADRFDLRRDIQFDTRVEGAVFDERAQRWAVTTSDGKTFQAQFVVLATGCLSNARKPDIKGLENFKGPVYHTGNWPHEDVDFAGLRVGLIGTGSSGIQSAPIIAAQAKHLTVFQRTANFSIPARNALLTGEERDTFRKKYPEIRKFAREVARNGIYAEQPDRGALDDSDEARNSKYTSRWERGGLTFMYVYNNLGLDRAANDTAADFVRGKIAEIVKDPETAKLLQPNSHPIGTKRICIDTDYFATFNRPNVALVDIKTDPIEEITPNAVRVAGRDHEVDALVMATGFDAMTGSVAKIDISGRGGQTLNQKWAEGPKTYLGLMSAGFPNLFVITGPGSPSVLSNMIVSIEQHVDWIADCLAHMRKQGLATMEARGDAEERWVAHVNEVAHGTLYPQANSWYMGANIPGKPRIFMPYIGGVGVYRRICDDVAAKGYEGFVMEAEARPRGAVTGWGERMTRA from the coding sequence ATGTCGCCAGCGCAAGCGAGCCAGGCTCAAGCTACCGAGGCCTACGACGTGGTCGTCGTCGGCGCCGGCTTTGCCGGCATGTACATGCTGCATCGCTTGCGCGGGCTCGGCTTCTCGGCGCGGGTCCTTGAGCAGGGCGGCGGCGTCGGCGGCACCTGGTACTGGAATCGCTATCCCGGCGCGCGCTGCGACGTCGAGAGCATGCAATATTCCTACTCGTTCTCGGAAGAGCTCCAGCAGGAATGGGACTGGAGCGAGCACTACGCGCCACAAGCAGAGATCCTGAAATACGCCAACCACGTCGCCGACCGCTTTGACCTGCGCCGCGACATCCAGTTCGATACGCGCGTCGAAGGCGCCGTGTTCGACGAACGCGCGCAACGCTGGGCGGTGACGACGTCTGACGGCAAGACCTTTCAGGCGCAATTCGTCGTCCTCGCCACCGGCTGTCTCTCGAACGCGCGCAAGCCGGACATCAAGGGCCTCGAAAACTTCAAGGGCCCCGTCTATCACACCGGCAACTGGCCGCACGAAGACGTCGATTTCGCCGGCTTGCGCGTCGGCCTGATCGGCACCGGATCATCTGGCATACAGTCGGCGCCGATCATTGCAGCGCAGGCCAAACATCTCACTGTATTCCAGCGTACGGCGAATTTCTCGATTCCCGCCCGCAATGCCCTGCTGACCGGCGAGGAGCGCGATACGTTCCGGAAGAAATATCCTGAGATACGCAAGTTCGCCCGCGAGGTCGCGCGCAACGGAATCTATGCGGAGCAGCCCGATCGGGGTGCGCTGGACGACAGCGATGAAGCAAGGAACAGCAAATACACCTCCCGCTGGGAGCGCGGCGGGCTGACCTTCATGTACGTCTACAACAATCTCGGTCTCGATCGAGCCGCCAACGATACGGCTGCCGATTTCGTCCGCGGCAAGATCGCCGAGATTGTGAAGGACCCCGAGACCGCAAAGCTGCTCCAGCCGAACAGCCATCCCATCGGCACCAAGCGCATCTGCATCGACACTGATTATTTCGCGACCTTCAACCGGCCCAATGTCGCGCTGGTCGACATCAAGACCGATCCGATCGAGGAGATCACGCCTAATGCCGTGCGCGTCGCGGGTCGGGACCACGAGGTCGACGCGCTGGTGATGGCGACGGGCTTCGACGCCATGACCGGATCGGTCGCCAAGATCGATATCAGCGGCCGGGGCGGGCAGACGCTGAACCAGAAATGGGCGGAGGGGCCGAAAACCTATCTCGGCTTGATGAGCGCGGGCTTTCCGAACCTCTTCGTCATCACCGGCCCCGGCAGCCCGTCGGTCCTCTCGAACATGATCGTGTCGATCGAGCAGCATGTCGACTGGATTGCCGATTGCCTCGCCCACATGCGCAAGCAAGGTCTCGCCACGATGGAAGCGAGAGGGGATGCCGAGGAGAGGTGGGTTGCCCACGTCAACGAAGTCGCGCACGGCACGCTCTATCCGCAGGCCAATTCCTGGTACATGGGCGCCAACATCCCCGGCAAGCCGCGCATCTTCATGCCCTATATCGGCGGCGTCGGCGTCTATCGCCGGATCTGCGATGACGTCGCCGCGAAGGGATATGAGGGATTTGTGATGGAGGCCGAGGCTCGGCCGCGTGGGGCGGTGACGGGCTGGGGCGAACGCATGACGCGGGCCTGA
- a CDS encoding acyl-CoA dehydrogenase family protein translates to MTKHAYIPRTTNYTLNPGDELNDLRMSDQVRPLYDHVKKFIRETVEPMSIEFAKAGEGKEDRWSFTPKQLEVLEVAKNKAKKEGLWNFFLPDDETGQGLKNLDYAYIASELGKSPLASETMNCSAPDTGNMEVLERVGTKEQKEKWLKPLMNGEIRSAYVMTEPNVASSDAKNISTTAKLVGDEWVINGEKYYISGLGDPRCKILIVMVKTNPDAAPSKQQSQILVPRDTPGVEVLGPMYVFGQDHAPRGHMHMRFNNVRVPKENMLLGEGRGFEISQLRLGPGRIHHCMRTIGKAEKALDLMVQRGLTREAFGKKIAHLGGNMQIIAQARCEIEAMRLMVLKAAKAMDVLGNKEARVWVSMVKAMVPERACKIIDQSIQMHGATGISHWTPLAEMYQDVRHLRFADGPDEVHWMVVGRHELSMA, encoded by the coding sequence ATGACAAAGCACGCCTACATTCCCCGCACCACCAACTACACTCTCAACCCCGGCGACGAGCTCAACGACCTCAGAATGTCGGATCAGGTCCGGCCGCTCTACGACCACGTCAAGAAGTTCATCCGCGAGACGGTCGAGCCGATGTCGATCGAATTCGCCAAGGCCGGCGAAGGCAAGGAAGACCGCTGGAGCTTCACGCCGAAGCAGCTCGAAGTGCTCGAGGTCGCCAAGAACAAGGCGAAGAAGGAAGGCCTCTGGAACTTCTTCCTGCCCGATGACGAGACCGGCCAGGGCCTGAAGAATCTCGACTACGCTTACATCGCTTCCGAGCTCGGCAAGAGCCCGCTGGCCTCCGAAACCATGAACTGCTCGGCCCCCGACACCGGCAACATGGAGGTGCTGGAGCGCGTTGGCACCAAGGAGCAGAAGGAAAAGTGGCTGAAGCCGCTGATGAACGGCGAGATCCGCTCGGCCTATGTCATGACCGAGCCGAACGTCGCCTCCTCCGACGCCAAGAACATTTCGACCACCGCCAAGCTCGTCGGCGACGAATGGGTCATCAACGGCGAGAAGTACTACATCTCCGGTCTCGGCGATCCCCGCTGCAAGATCCTCATCGTGATGGTCAAGACCAATCCGGACGCGGCGCCGAGCAAGCAGCAGTCGCAGATCCTGGTGCCGCGCGACACGCCCGGCGTCGAGGTGCTCGGCCCCATGTATGTGTTCGGCCAGGACCACGCGCCGCGCGGCCATATGCACATGCGCTTCAACAATGTCCGCGTGCCGAAGGAGAACATGCTGCTCGGCGAAGGCCGCGGCTTCGAGATCTCGCAGCTTCGCCTCGGGCCAGGCCGCATCCATCACTGCATGCGCACCATCGGCAAGGCCGAGAAGGCGCTCGATCTGATGGTGCAGCGTGGCCTCACCCGCGAAGCCTTCGGCAAGAAGATCGCCCATCTCGGCGGCAACATGCAGATCATCGCGCAGGCCCGCTGCGAGATCGAGGCGATGCGGCTGATGGTGCTGAAGGCGGCGAAGGCCATGGACGTGCTCGGCAACAAGGAGGCCCGCGTCTGGGTCTCCATGGTTAAGGCCATGGTGCCCGAGCGCGCCTGCAAGATCATCGACCAGTCGATCCAGATGCACGGCGCCACCGGCATCTCGCACTGGACCCCGCTGGCCGAGATGTACCAGGACGTCCGTCACCTGCGCTTTGCCGATGGTCCGGACGAGGTGCACTGGATGGTGGTCGGCCGTCACGAACTGAGCATGGCGTGA
- a CDS encoding SDR family NAD(P)-dependent oxidoreductase, with the protein MNLFDLTGRVAVITGGNGGIGLGIAQALAGQGCNVSIWGRNPDKNKAAAASMAGLSGKVDARVCDVTDPNSVNAAMKATLDIFGRVDGCFANAGIGGGGRRSFIERTEEEWRTMFATNLDGVFHAFQAAARHMTERANAGDPFGRLVATSSLASIFGTARNEHYAATKAAINALVRALGVELARHGVTANAILPGWIKSDMTAGIMANEKFVANVMPRIPMRRFGEASDFGGIAVYLMSKASSYHTADTFVIDGGYTAF; encoded by the coding sequence ATGAACCTTTTCGATCTCACCGGCCGCGTCGCCGTGATCACCGGCGGCAATGGCGGTATTGGGCTCGGCATTGCACAAGCACTCGCTGGCCAGGGCTGCAACGTCTCGATCTGGGGCCGCAATCCTGACAAGAACAAGGCTGCTGCCGCGAGCATGGCGGGTCTGTCAGGCAAGGTCGATGCCCGCGTCTGCGACGTCACCGATCCGAATTCCGTCAATGCCGCGATGAAGGCGACGCTCGACATTTTCGGTCGGGTCGACGGCTGCTTCGCCAATGCCGGCATCGGCGGCGGCGGCCGCAGGTCCTTCATCGAGCGCACCGAAGAGGAATGGCGCACGATGTTCGCGACCAATCTCGACGGCGTGTTCCACGCGTTCCAGGCGGCGGCAAGGCACATGACCGAGCGCGCCAATGCGGGCGACCCCTTCGGCCGGCTGGTCGCGACCTCGAGCCTCGCCTCGATCTTCGGCACCGCGCGCAACGAGCATTATGCGGCGACCAAGGCCGCGATCAACGCGCTGGTCCGCGCCCTCGGCGTCGAGCTCGCCCGCCACGGCGTCACCGCGAATGCGATCCTGCCCGGCTGGATCAAAAGCGACATGACCGCGGGCATCATGGCCAACGAAAAGTTCGTCGCCAACGTGATGCCGCGGATTCCGATGCGTCGCTTCGGCGAGGCATCCGATTTCGGCGGCATCGCCGTGTATCTGATGAGCAAGGCCTCGTCGTATCACACCGCGGATACGTTCGTGATCGACGGCGGCTATACGGCGTTCTGA
- a CDS encoding enoyl-CoA hydratase/isomerase, translating to MQFEHVTLEFDGSVAILRLDHQEVMNAVSVDMLGGLSDALDTIEEKRDEVRCVVLTGAGRAFCTGANLQGRNNQSRKTKAGLTLETGFHPFLRRIRNLHCPIVTAVNGPAAGAGMSFALLGDMILCARSSYFLQAFRRIGLVPDCGSTWLLPRLIGKARSVELSLMGERLPAEKALEWGLVNRVYDDGALMEEAMKLARDLASGPTIALSLIRKLYWDSPENSFEEQLNLEFQCQLRAGDTQDFREGVGAFLEKRAAQFKGK from the coding sequence ATGCAGTTCGAACACGTCACGCTCGAATTCGATGGTTCGGTCGCGATTCTCCGGCTCGATCATCAGGAGGTGATGAACGCCGTCTCCGTGGACATGCTGGGCGGCCTTTCCGATGCGCTCGATACTATCGAAGAGAAAAGGGACGAGGTGCGCTGCGTCGTGTTGACCGGCGCCGGCCGCGCGTTCTGCACCGGTGCGAATCTGCAGGGGCGCAACAACCAGTCGAGGAAAACCAAGGCCGGCCTGACGCTCGAAACCGGTTTTCATCCGTTCTTGCGCCGCATCCGCAACCTGCACTGTCCGATCGTCACCGCGGTCAACGGCCCGGCCGCCGGCGCCGGCATGAGCTTCGCGCTGCTCGGCGACATGATCCTGTGCGCCCGCTCGTCCTATTTCCTGCAGGCCTTCCGCCGCATCGGCCTCGTGCCGGATTGCGGTTCGACCTGGCTCTTGCCGCGCCTGATCGGCAAGGCGCGCTCGGTCGAATTGTCGTTGATGGGTGAGCGCCTGCCGGCCGAGAAGGCGCTGGAATGGGGCCTCGTCAACCGCGTCTACGACGACGGCGCGCTGATGGAGGAAGCGATGAAGCTCGCGCGCGATCTCGCCAGTGGCCCGACGATCGCGCTGTCGCTGATCCGCAAGCTCTATTGGGACAGCCCGGAAAACTCTTTCGAGGAGCAGCTCAACCTCGAATTCCAGTGCCAGCTGCGCGCCGGCGATACGCAGGATTTCCGCGAGGGCGTCGGTGCCTTCCTGGAGAAGCGGGCCGCGCAGTTCAAAGGCAAATGA
- a CDS encoding VOC family protein yields MFSHIMIGTNDLDKAKAFYDTLLGTLEVRPARVDGHRIFYITKTGVFSVTKPINGEQATCANGGTIGFAANSPEQVDKWHAAGVAAGGTPIENPPGIREGAGNKLYLAYLRDLDGNKICAMHRIPS; encoded by the coding sequence ATGTTTTCACACATCATGATCGGCACCAACGACCTCGACAAAGCCAAGGCGTTCTATGACACGCTGCTTGGCACGCTCGAGGTGCGACCCGCGCGGGTCGACGGGCATCGCATCTTCTACATCACCAAGACCGGCGTGTTCTCGGTGACCAAGCCGATCAACGGCGAGCAGGCGACCTGTGCGAACGGCGGCACCATCGGCTTTGCTGCCAACTCGCCGGAACAGGTCGACAAGTGGCACGCCGCCGGCGTTGCCGCCGGCGGAACGCCGATCGAAAATCCGCCCGGCATCCGCGAGGGCGCGGGGAACAAGCTGTATCTCGCCTATCTGCGCGATCTCGACGGCAACAAGATCTGCGCGATGCATCGGATACCGAGCTGA
- a CDS encoding phosphotransferase family protein yields the protein MIEAELFRSVQRWCRGATGVTGAAKLSGGASQETWRFDIVHPDGPIGAILRRSPKGYGAAPTRAAGLAAEAQLMQLAYEAGVPSPRVMHVLTPDEDLGTGFIMQRVEGETIARKILRDDEFAAARPLLARQIGGVLAGLHRLPRDRLPALRSRSATQEISEFDRDYRSLDWPKPVFELALRWLRDHDPGPSAETTLVHGDFRNGNLIIGSDGVRAVLDWELAHLGDPMEDLGWVCVNSWRFGEIDKPVGGFGSREELFAGYQAAGRKCDPARVKFWEVMGTLRWGIMCGGMMQRFREGPDHSMERAMIGRRASETEIDLLRLLAPRGG from the coding sequence ATGATCGAGGCCGAGCTTTTTCGCAGCGTCCAGCGCTGGTGTCGCGGCGCGACCGGCGTCACCGGTGCTGCAAAGCTGTCCGGCGGCGCCAGTCAGGAGACCTGGCGCTTCGACATCGTGCATCCCGATGGACCGATCGGCGCGATCCTGCGCCGCTCGCCGAAGGGCTACGGCGCCGCGCCAACGCGCGCAGCGGGACTCGCTGCGGAAGCGCAACTGATGCAGCTCGCCTATGAGGCCGGCGTGCCGTCGCCGCGCGTGATGCATGTGCTGACGCCGGATGAGGATCTCGGCACCGGCTTCATCATGCAGCGGGTCGAGGGCGAGACCATCGCCCGCAAGATTCTTCGCGACGACGAGTTCGCGGCAGCGCGCCCACTGCTGGCGCGGCAGATTGGCGGCGTGCTCGCGGGCCTGCACAGGTTGCCGCGGGACAGACTGCCCGCGCTGCGCAGCAGATCGGCGACGCAGGAGATCTCCGAGTTCGATCGCGACTATCGCAGCCTCGATTGGCCGAAGCCCGTGTTCGAGCTGGCGCTGCGCTGGCTGCGCGACCACGATCCCGGTCCGTCGGCCGAGACGACACTGGTTCATGGTGACTTCCGCAACGGCAATCTCATCATCGGTTCGGACGGCGTCCGCGCCGTTCTCGACTGGGAGCTCGCCCATCTTGGCGATCCCATGGAAGATCTCGGCTGGGTCTGCGTCAACTCATGGCGGTTTGGCGAGATCGACAAGCCCGTCGGTGGGTTCGGCTCGCGCGAGGAGCTGTTCGCAGGCTACCAGGCCGCGGGCCGCAAATGCGATCCGGCTCGGGTGAAATTCTGGGAAGTGATGGGTACGCTGCGCTGGGGCATCATGTGCGGCGGCATGATGCAGCGGTTCCGTGAAGGGCCGGATCATTCCATGGAACGTGCGATGATCGGCCGCCGTGCCTCGGAGACCGAGATCGATCTGCTACGGCTGCTTGCGCCGCGGGGAGGTTAG
- the yghU gene encoding glutathione-dependent disulfide-bond oxidoreductase produces MTDAPYVPPKVWTWNKENGGQFASINRPIASPTHDKELPVGKHPLQLYSLATPNGVKVTVMLEELLALGHKGAEYDAWLIKIGNGDQFGSGFVDINPNSKIPALMDRSGPEPIRIFESGSILFYLAEKFGAFLPKDIKARTEAMSWLFWQMGSAPYLGGGFGHFYAYAPFKIEYAIDRFAMEVKRQLDVLDRRLADNEYLAGKEYTIADMGVWPWYGALAKGLVYGAGDFLSVQDYKNVQRWTDEIAKRPAVKRGRMVNRVSGDPASQLHERHDASDFETKTQDKLAPAT; encoded by the coding sequence ATGACCGACGCCCCCTACGTGCCGCCCAAAGTCTGGACCTGGAACAAAGAGAATGGCGGACAGTTCGCCAGCATCAACCGGCCGATCGCCAGCCCCACCCACGACAAGGAACTGCCGGTCGGCAAGCATCCGTTGCAGCTCTATTCGCTGGCGACCCCGAACGGCGTGAAGGTCACCGTGATGCTGGAGGAGCTTCTGGCGCTCGGCCATAAGGGCGCCGAATACGACGCCTGGCTGATCAAGATCGGTAACGGCGACCAGTTCGGCAGCGGCTTTGTCGACATCAATCCGAACTCGAAAATCCCGGCGTTGATGGACCGCTCCGGCCCCGAGCCGATCCGGATCTTCGAATCAGGCTCGATCCTGTTCTATCTCGCCGAGAAATTCGGCGCCTTTCTGCCGAAGGACATCAAGGCCCGCACCGAAGCGATGTCCTGGCTGTTCTGGCAGATGGGCAGCGCGCCCTATCTCGGCGGTGGCTTCGGCCATTTCTACGCTTATGCGCCGTTCAAGATCGAATACGCCATCGATCGCTTCGCGATGGAGGTCAAGCGCCAGCTCGACGTGCTCGACCGGCGCCTTGCCGACAACGAATATCTCGCCGGCAAGGAGTACACGATTGCCGACATGGGCGTGTGGCCCTGGTACGGCGCGCTCGCCAAGGGGCTGGTCTACGGCGCCGGCGATTTCCTGTCGGTGCAGGACTACAAGAACGTGCAGCGCTGGACCGATGAGATCGCCAAGCGCCCCGCCGTCAAGCGCGGCCGCATGGTCAACCGTGTCTCCGGCGATCCCGCCAGCCAGCTCCACGAGCGCCACGACGCCAGCGATTTCGAGACCAAGACGCAGGACAAGCTCGCGCCCGCGACGTAG
- a CDS encoding N-acetyltransferase, giving the protein MADAGNEKMPEAFRDNEERSRFELEADGPVAFVTYRKSDGAITLVHTEVPPELGGRGVGSRLGRATLEAVRAQGRRLSVECDFIRNFMSKNPGYDDLLAEGEDAHAQPVANYRAGCFCGAVEVEVTGKPVFAGYCHCADCQAWSAAPINAFSLWKSDGVRVTKGEAELGTFNKTEHSYRKFCRRCGGHVMTEHPRMRLIDVYANLLKGYEHHPTLHANYASKMVSVRDGLPKYADLPAELGGSGEMLPD; this is encoded by the coding sequence ATGGCCGACGCAGGGAACGAGAAGATGCCGGAAGCCTTTCGCGACAATGAGGAGCGCAGCCGGTTCGAGCTCGAGGCCGACGGGCCCGTTGCCTTCGTCACCTACCGCAAAAGCGACGGCGCGATCACGCTGGTGCACACCGAGGTGCCGCCTGAGCTAGGCGGCCGCGGCGTCGGCTCCAGGCTCGGCCGCGCCACGCTGGAGGCGGTGCGTGCACAGGGACGCAGGCTCTCCGTCGAGTGCGACTTCATCCGTAATTTCATGAGCAAGAATCCCGGCTACGACGATCTTCTAGCCGAGGGCGAAGACGCGCATGCGCAGCCCGTGGCAAACTACCGTGCGGGCTGCTTCTGCGGCGCCGTCGAGGTCGAGGTCACGGGCAAGCCGGTCTTCGCCGGCTATTGCCACTGCGCCGATTGCCAGGCTTGGTCGGCCGCACCGATCAATGCCTTCAGCCTGTGGAAGTCGGACGGCGTGCGCGTCACCAAGGGCGAAGCGGAGCTTGGGACCTTCAACAAGACCGAGCACTCCTATCGCAAGTTCTGCAGGCGCTGCGGTGGTCATGTCATGACCGAGCATCCGCGCATGCGGCTGATCGACGTCTACGCCAATCTTTTGAAGGGCTACGAGCACCATCCGACACTGCATGCGAACTACGCGAGCAAGATGGTGTCGGTGAGGGATGGCCTGCCGAAATATGCCGATCTGCCGGCGGAGCTTGGTGGATCCGGGGAGATGTTGCCGGATTGA
- a CDS encoding nitronate monooxygenase, which translates to MKSPICDMLGIEFPLLAFSHCRDVVAAVSRAGGFGVLGATVHTPDTLERELKWIDDRVDGKPYGIDVLIPENISTSGEKDVTWKSLEARVPQEHRRYTRDLLKKYDIELTTTEVAVNQPQPFDAETALELLRVSFNHPIRLIANALGVPPRAMIEMGKKHNVPVAALVGAKEHALRQVAAGVDILVVQGTEAGGHCGEVSTMVLVPEVIKAIKPIRDVPVLAAGGIMTGRQMAACMAMGAAGAWTGSVWLATVESETSEIFREKMIAASSRDAVRSKGRTGKPARQLRSVWTDAWDRAPDSPGALPMPLQSIISRDAFNSIDRAAAAGNARARDLVSYFVGQGVGLIDSVKSAGAVVQEFKEEFAEAVEHMNALVAE; encoded by the coding sequence ATGAAATCGCCGATCTGCGACATGCTGGGAATCGAGTTCCCGCTGCTCGCCTTCAGCCATTGCCGCGATGTGGTTGCCGCCGTGAGCCGTGCCGGCGGTTTCGGCGTGCTGGGTGCCACCGTGCATACGCCTGATACGCTCGAACGCGAGCTGAAATGGATCGACGATCGCGTCGACGGCAAGCCCTATGGTATCGACGTGTTGATCCCGGAAAACATCTCGACATCAGGCGAGAAGGACGTCACCTGGAAGAGCCTGGAAGCGCGCGTGCCGCAGGAGCACCGTAGATACACCAGAGATCTCCTGAAGAAATACGATATCGAGCTGACCACGACCGAGGTGGCCGTCAATCAACCGCAGCCTTTCGACGCCGAGACTGCGCTGGAGCTGCTCAGAGTTTCCTTCAACCATCCGATCCGGCTGATCGCCAACGCGCTGGGCGTGCCGCCCAGGGCGATGATCGAGATGGGCAAGAAACACAACGTGCCGGTCGCCGCGCTGGTCGGCGCCAAGGAGCACGCGCTCCGCCAGGTCGCAGCCGGTGTCGACATCCTCGTGGTGCAGGGCACCGAGGCCGGCGGCCATTGCGGCGAGGTTTCGACCATGGTTCTGGTGCCTGAAGTGATCAAGGCGATCAAGCCGATCCGCGACGTACCGGTGCTCGCGGCGGGCGGCATCATGACAGGACGGCAGATGGCGGCCTGCATGGCCATGGGCGCGGCCGGCGCCTGGACCGGCTCGGTGTGGCTGGCAACGGTCGAGTCCGAGACCAGCGAAATCTTCCGCGAGAAAATGATCGCCGCTTCGTCCCGCGACGCGGTTCGCTCGAAGGGCCGCACCGGCAAGCCCGCGCGACAGCTCCGCTCGGTCTGGACCGATGCCTGGGACCGCGCGCCGGACAGTCCGGGCGCCCTGCCGATGCCGCTGCAGAGCATCATCAGCCGCGACGCCTTCAACTCCATCGACCGCGCCGCAGCCGCCGGCAACGCCAGGGCGCGCGATCTCGTCAGCTACTTTGTCGGCCAGGGTGTCGGCTTGATCGACAGCGTGAAGTCCGCCGGCGCCGTGGTGCAGGAGTTCAAGGAAGAGTTCGCCGAAGCCGTCGAGCACATGAATGCGCTGGTCGCGGAGTAG
- a CDS encoding acetyl-CoA acetyltransferase produces the protein MTDKTTVPEDRIPVIVGIGEVVDRPREITEGLEPLDLLEKALRRAEADSGATLLGEVQSLDVVNFLSWRYRDPEQLLAQRLGVTPAHCHYGPVGGESPIRYIHEAAKRIARGECTVAAVCGAEAQSTATKAERAGTKLPWTPFAHDVEEPKRGAAFQKPLAVKLGVFRPVTVYPFYEAASSAHWGQTPREAMAESGTLWSRYSEAAAQNPNAWLKRRYAPEEITTPTADNRLIAWPYNKLMVANPSVNMGGALLLTSLAKARALGIAEDKLVYPLGGVSAEEPRDYLLRDQFFESHPQNAVLKAVMNLAGGNGKKFDAIELYSCFPCVPKMARRTLGLGADVQPTVTGGLTFFGAPLNTYMTHAACAMVRRLRGGDKLGLLYGQGGFVTKHHALVVSKTAPREALVQETSVQGEADRNKRAVPEFVDQASGKGKVESFTVLYGRGGDVEHGVVMLRTADGRRTLARIPADDGPTLAHLLNMDHTPVGSHGEITMAADSVPEWRAA, from the coding sequence ATGACTGACAAGACCACTGTCCCCGAAGACCGTATCCCCGTCATCGTCGGCATCGGCGAGGTCGTCGACCGCCCCAGGGAGATCACCGAAGGGCTCGAGCCGCTCGATCTGCTTGAAAAGGCCTTGCGGCGCGCCGAAGCGGACTCCGGCGCAACGCTGCTCGGCGAGGTGCAGTCCCTCGACGTCGTCAACTTCCTGAGCTGGCGCTACCGTGATCCGGAGCAGTTGCTCGCGCAGCGCCTCGGCGTCACGCCTGCGCATTGCCATTACGGTCCGGTCGGCGGCGAGAGCCCGATCCGCTACATCCACGAGGCGGCCAAGCGCATCGCGCGCGGCGAATGCACCGTGGCGGCGGTCTGCGGCGCGGAGGCGCAGTCGACCGCGACCAAGGCGGAGCGGGCGGGCACCAAGCTGCCGTGGACGCCGTTTGCGCACGATGTCGAGGAGCCCAAGCGTGGCGCGGCGTTTCAGAAGCCGCTCGCCGTGAAGCTCGGCGTGTTCCGGCCGGTCACGGTCTATCCGTTCTACGAGGCCGCCTCCTCCGCCCATTGGGGCCAGACGCCGCGCGAGGCGATGGCGGAATCGGGCACACTGTGGTCGCGCTATTCTGAAGCCGCCGCGCAAAATCCAAACGCCTGGCTGAAGCGGCGCTATGCGCCGGAGGAAATCACGACGCCGACGGCGGACAACCGGCTCATCGCCTGGCCCTACAACAAGCTGATGGTCGCCAACCCCAGCGTCAACATGGGCGGCGCGCTGCTGCTCACCAGCCTTGCCAAGGCGCGTGCCCTCGGGATCGCCGAGGACAAGCTGGTCTATCCGCTCGGCGGCGTGTCAGCCGAGGAGCCGCGCGATTATCTATTGCGCGACCAGTTTTTCGAAAGCCATCCCCAGAATGCGGTGCTGAAGGCGGTGATGAACCTTGCCGGCGGCAACGGCAAGAAGTTCGACGCGATCGAGCTCTATAGCTGCTTTCCCTGCGTACCCAAGATGGCGCGGCGGACGCTGGGCTTGGGCGCCGACGTGCAGCCCACCGTGACCGGCGGGCTCACCTTCTTCGGTGCACCGCTCAACACCTATATGACGCATGCAGCTTGCGCGATGGTGCGGCGGTTGCGCGGTGGCGACAAGCTCGGCCTGCTCTATGGACAGGGCGGATTCGTGACCAAGCATCATGCGCTGGTGGTTTCGAAGACAGCGCCGCGCGAGGCGCTGGTGCAGGAGACGAGCGTGCAAGGCGAGGCTGACCGCAACAAGCGTGCGGTTCCGGAGTTCGTCGATCAAGCCAGCGGCAAGGGTAAGGTGGAGAGCTTTACCGTGCTCTATGGCCGTGGCGGCGACGTCGAGCACGGCGTGGTGATGCTGCGCACTGCGGATGGCCGGCGCACGCTGGCGCGGATTCCGGCAGATGATGGTCCGACGCTGGCACACCTCTTGAACATGGATCATACGCCGGTAGGCTCGCACGGCGAGATCACGATGGCCGCCGATAGCGTGCCGGAGTGGCGCGCAGCCTAG